ACaaacatacatgcatgcataccaCTAAGTTGTCTCTGATTTTTACAATATGTTGTTAATCGGGAAGAAGAAACAACTTCcatataacaaaataaactaCTCCATGTGTTGCCACTGCTCACATAATGAGCTCAACTCATTAACTGATTCTGAAATAATTTACCTGTGTAAAATGTTGAGAAGATTATAGCAGCACTGAACTGCTTGGCCATGTAACTTTCCATCTTTATCTCCAACAATAACCCTCAAAGCACGCGCATCATACACTTTATCTATAGCAACATCTTTTCTTTTCATCTGTCAGGTCAAATTTGAAATGCAcgatttcttaaaatttataaatcaGAGGAGAACATTATGTGGAAGTATATAACTTAGAAACAGAAAACTTAAGGAACCAATGCAAATATGGATCAATCCCTCAAAACTTTGGcaattacatttagaaattagaatGCTAGCACCATCACCCAGTCTTATGACATTCTGAAATTAACATTGAGAAATTTGGCATTGATATCATTAATATGCTCTTAATTTATTGTACCTTacaatatatactatataagcTTTTCAGGCGGCTGGACACAGTCACTTCCATTCCTGGAACATAGCTGCAATATAGTACAGGAAATCTCAATATGTGGCCAATATACAAACTGGAGGGTACATTATATCAATTTTCTGTACTGGATTAGATTAAGCATTAAGCTTTTGGCTATAACAGTGGTTGAGAAAAAACATACGAGGTAGATATAAATAATTCTCGCTCCAATGCTTCTTCACAAACTACTAGAGATGTTAAAGCAATGCCAGCATCCCTCACAATCTTTGGCTTTGTTTCCATTTCTGAACTTGTGCCAAGCCTGTTAAGAAAGTCAATGCGCTTCTTTTTGTCTAGTAAGATATCAAAAGGAAGTACAGCTTGTAAAGTATCCTGCACATTGACGAATTTTTTGCAGTCAATAGTTCTATGatgacatgaaaaaaaaatgctagCATATAGTTTATCACTTCAAAAAACAAGTAGAGCCAACTTCATCAATTTGATAAATTCATTACCTTCATGCTTATATTTTCCTTGTCACTCTCTACAGATTCTTGCAGAGGGGCTagatttttcctattttttagtGCCAGAGAACTGGATCTTGCAGATAATTTTCTCAGATTGCTTAACTTGGAATGACTCCACATGGAAGCCAGATCAGCTCGCATGCAACGAAATATTTGAGGCTGCAAATTATATGCACATTTGGTCACTAAAAGACTGTAAGATCTGCACATTATGCAGTTTGTTTCATCATGACAATACACTTTTGACTAAAGCAACTTCATAAATCAAGACCACACCTGAAGCACAGCGAAACATAGATCTTCAAGTTCTGCTTTTAGTGCCCAAAGGCCTAGTCTGGAAGCAAGTGAACACCAAATAGCTAGTGTCTCCTGTGCAACTGATTGAGCTTTAGCTGGAGGTAGTGCATATCTGTGCAAAAAATGCAAATAAAACAGACAATTAATCATGTAGCAGCAGAAATCAGCAGACCCTGCTTAAGTAATGATAACCATGAGTTGTGAACTTCATGTATTGGTTGCAACACTTGACTCCACTGGCCCTCTAAAAGACCAAATCCAAGCTTAAATGGAGTAGACAGAAATACATTGGAGGAAAAAGTTTGGAATTAAAGTTAGGAGAAATTACCCTTGACATGCAAACTAAGGAAACTTCAAAAGGTATTCAGGTAAAAACGGGAGTTGAAAACAAAGGTctaattgaaaatgaaataaatagtCCACAGGATGTACATGGTTCTCATGTTATGAAGACGATCTGCAAGCTTGATAAGCACCACACGTGGATCATCTACCATTCCCAACAGCATCACCCGTACTTTATTTGCCTATAAAAGTATAGCACCTGTGAGAAATGCCACTGGATAGCAATCAATGACACTTGTATTACCATTAAGTTACTATAGATAAAATGCTTTTTCTAATGCCCTTTTTTGAAGCAACaaggaatattatattcatacCAGAAATCTTGGCATACAATCTAGACAGCAATGATGAGACTTGAATGTAGTCAGCAAAAGAATCACAGATAAGAAAGGAGCAGAAGATGTATACAATGCTTTACCAACAATTTATTGAACAACATAAACTGTATTTATATCTCAGTTTAAATGCAATGTCACTGGAATTTATCTGCTAATACTTCAGCATCCTAAAACAAATAAACTCATACAAAATTTAGCCAACCATAGCTCCCCTAAATTGATAAGCACAGTGATTAGATAGTTTTGAGTCCATTAAATTAGTGATTAtctttgatttattattttttaatgcagTTGATCTTCAATATCTGCCCTACTGAGAAGAGAGGTATCAGTGGACTGTTAGCACATGATATTGACTTGCTCTCCGTATACCTCTTCATGACTGAGGGTAGCTTCATTCGTGTTTAACCTGCGATGCCGCCTCAATAGCTGCAGAAGAAACATTCTCTTAGACTTAATTAATGCCACCAGTAGATAACATAATAGCCACTTAACCAGGTAAAAGGTGTGATCCAATGAGATTTCAAATTTCCAACATTAAGATATATATGTCATCAATCAAGGTGCGTATTCAATTGTTCTGGCAAAACCAGGGTACAAAAAAATACTATTACAAACTTTGCAAGGCAATTCAAAGCTTTTGTGACAGTTGTTCCAATATCATTTGAGATCAGAAAACTGAAAGTTAAACAACACAGGTATAATAAGTCAGCTAGTTACCTGATTGATGTAACTCAGTCTAGACACACTGGCAACCAACTTGGCAACATCTACATCGAACTCGCTCTCTATATTGACCAAACTTTCTCGTGTATCATCAATGACATCATGGAGAATTCCAGCAACAACAGTATCAACAGCCTGTGAAGGCACAGTCAACTCAATAGTCAATACTATTTATGATGACTTAAGGAAAATGTTGCAAACATACAATAGGAGAAAGACCTCTTTATATAGTTGGATTTGCACAACATAATGGATTTAATTTTAGCATTGGgtcaccaaaaaatatatatggcaATTATGTAAGTAAAATCAACTTTAATCTTGATAAAAAAGAGAGAACAAATAAAGTTGCTTTTAGTATGATAGtcttagattttattttcaaaattaaaagcatcgaataaaattgcaaatttcacAAAAAGGCTACTGAATTAGGCACAATTAGgcctctgtgtgtgtgtgtgcatgtaTATGCAAAGAGAGATATATCTTGTGCACACACAGCATAACAAAAGCCCGAATTCCATTTAATATCTTGCCAGACAAATTCTACTCTTGTTTGTGAAAGGAGACAGAGGACACATGCTCATTCTTCTTATTCATATATGCATTGTGCTTCTGAAGATTCATATTAACTTTGGATATGCACATCAAATCATTTTATTGCAACTATAAAATTCAGTCCTAAATGCAATGACAATCTGACAATGATGAATAAGATGCCAAACATTCATGAACAGTAATTGCAAGGATGATGCCTACCCTTTTCCCAGAGGATGGAACCAATAATGCTAAAATTTTTCCAGTGTGAAGACAGTGTGTCAAATAAGGGTCGCCAGTCCTCCGTACTTGGCCATGGTGAGCCTTCCTTGCAAACTCAATTGCCTTAAGCACCTGCCTTTGCAGATAAAGAATTTTAGTGGCACAGTTAGCAGCAAACATGTACATGGATATGAACAGCGAAGGATTAAGAGACGGTAAACCTGTGGATCATTAAATATTGGGCACCCAGTAACATCTACTCCATCCAATACTAGTGATCCTGCATCAGATCAATTCTATAAATTGAACTTATTTATGTGCCAAACTATCCAACAAGTTAAATCAAAGGGCTGCTCAAATGCTAAATAAACTGCCAAAACCACTAAACTTCAGAATTATGTTAAATGCATCAAAACCACTAAACATCAGAATTATGCAAAATGCACTGTCAAAACCACTAAACATCAGAATTATGCTAAATACACTATCAAAACCACTAAACATCAGAATTAACATATTcacttttattcaaaaaataaaaaataaaaattctcaaTTGGTTTCGTACTATCATATCAGAGAATCATCTGATTCAGGGATTCAATACAGATATTTTGTTCTTTTCCAGAGCAATAAACATTCTGACGACTACAacactgaaaaaaaaattaaaataaaacaaaagtaaaagagGAATGGCTGACCAGGCTGCTCATCCACTTTAGGCCATAAACAATCGACCTTAGTGGAAAGGCAAGCTCCGGAGGCAATCGCCACCGCCGTAACGGCCACCTGCGTTATGGCTGACGTCACCGCTCCATGAACAGTGCCAGAACCGGCCGCGGCCGCAGCTGCAATCGCGTTGCCGGAGGTCAACACCGAGGTGAGCGACGACGAAACCGTAAATTTTGGCACAACCTGATCGACAATACATCGGAGTTTCGCGGAATTTCTGATGGAAAAGTAAATGAAAAGGGGATTTTTACGGAGAATCGAAGTGCTTCTGTGAGTGAACATCGTTGAATACTGGCATGGAGTCATTTCTCGGTTGGTTGGCAGTTGAtacttatgaaattaaaattatatatataaaatcatctGTACAAATTGAAAGAATCTAAAAACTGCCTGTTGAAACCACCCAACTGAATCAGCACTTTTTATATctaagataaatatatatatatatatatatatataaaagatataaaaaaaaaaaatacaggaTACACCGATACACTCAACACATTAACGCAATACATAATGTGTGGCTGGTAAGAGGGTACGTGGGATTTCAATGGTCGGGATTTTTCTGGATCGAGGGAGGAAAAGTTGAAGTAAAAGGCTAAAAGCAGATTCACTTTTGTAAATACTACGTTCATATGGATcgaaatatattctttttatctTATATGTGTGCGATTCAATTAACAATagtgtaattatttttaataatattatgtttaataatGGTATacaaatttacatatttaaaaatactattaaatttaaaaaattaaatttgaaaataagtaagaaatattaaagaaaacaattaaagaacaaatagtTAGTATGGCTAATGAttatgaatagtaaacatgagtACATGACACATAAAATATTCTAGAATGAGTAATAATTTTGTAGCATAACTATATTCTGTTAATTATATTGCTTACACGCATTtcttattttcatttcttaagaaaattttaaaaatttcaattttctttaGTAATCTAACTAAAATGCTCACTCTTAAGTTTTAAATGAactaaaatgaatttttattaatgtgttaattgaccaaattaatataaattcaaTTCTCATAAGAAGTAATTGACTCAAATATAGTAGGCTAAATAAAGAGTTTTCCCAAacaaaatgaattgtaaatctAATATTAGtaaagttttatatttttggtgattttttttttgttgtaaaaattacattttcaaattgaagtaattaataatgaaaatttaaaactgATGGcgaaagtaaaataaatttacttaaCACATTAACCAAATCAAATTCTGAATTGATTTTGCTAATAAATGGCACCACTTTCTATTAGTTTTCTTTTCAATGGCAAGATATTTTTTTGGATATTCGAGAGTGTATATAAGATAAATTCTACTCTCGTATAAACCAATCAAAAAATTGTGCGATAGGTTCAACCGATAAGGTattgacaataatcaaatttgTGACCTTTAAAAACGAAATTCATCTTCGACTCACTCGAGTACTTAACTCCACAAGCAAATATGTTGGATCAATTATAATTTGGAGAAGACCTATCATTCAACAAATCAAAATAACAAGAAGAGGAAGTGATGTTTAGCAGCTCAGCACTACTTCAAATGTTCATCCAGAAGATAGAGCTCGAAGCCATCTAACAGCACCATATGCGTTTGGAGTGCTGAAAACCATACCTAATCGCCCACTTTATACaaaaatatacacacacacacacaagtgtTTGTCTTAACAGATGCAAAGATACATGCAAGCTAAGGCTAGAAAAAGGTGTTGAATATAATGCACTGAATTAGAGTTTTTGTATAGCCTCCAGCAAGAACGAGAACTTCTTTCATAACCCATAGGATGCGAGATTGTAGGGTCCTCAGCATTCGTCGcccaaattgaat
This portion of the Ipomoea triloba cultivar NCNSP0323 chromosome 5, ASM357664v1 genome encodes:
- the LOC116019913 gene encoding uncharacterized protein LOC116019913, with amino-acid sequence MTPCQYSTMFTHRSTSILRKNPLFIYFSIRNSAKLRCIVDQVVPKFTVSSSLTSVLTSGNAIAAAAAAGSGTVHGAVTSAITQVAVTAVAIASGACLSTKVDCLWPKVDEQPGSLVLDGVDVTGCPIFNDPQVLKAIEFARKAHHGQVRRTGDPYLTHCLHTGKILALLVPSSGKRAVDTVVAGILHDVIDDTRESLVNIESEFDVDVAKLVASVSRLSYINQLLRRHRRLNTNEATLSHEEANKVRVMLLGMVDDPRVVLIKLADRLHNMRTIYALPPAKAQSVAQETLAIWCSLASRLGLWALKAELEDLCFAVLQPQIFRCMRADLASMWSHSKLSNLRKLSARSSSLALKNRKNLAPLQESVESDKENISMKDTLQAVLPFDILLDKKKRIDFLNRLGTSSEMETKPKIVRDAGIALTSLVVCEEALERELFISTSYVPGMEVTVSSRLKSLYSIYCKMKRKDVAIDKVYDARALRVIVGDKDGKLHGQAVQCCYNLLNILHRLWSPIDGEFDDYIVNPKPSGYQSLHTAVQGPDNSPLEVQIRTQRMHECAEHGLAAHWLYKEAENKMPVKESVVDSETTTSSYLSTEIQDQGSVEDEVFHKYSSLKAGHPVLRVESDNLFAAVIVSVDKDGKELLVAVNVGLAASEAVADRRSSNQIKRWEAYARLYKKVSDEWWCQPGHGDWWTCLERYTLCRDGMYHKQDQFQRLLPTFIQVIELTEEEENLYWNIMSAVFEGKPVTVAVSNSSFKEKVSPIGDANSTLTNTGINNKVHLLRTMLQWEKQLRSEAGIPYKSTSSVLLGEVVVVCWPHGEIMRLMTGSTAADAARRAGHEGRSVSVNGQVVLPGTKLKDGDVVEIRS